Genomic window (Rosa chinensis cultivar Old Blush chromosome 6, RchiOBHm-V2, whole genome shotgun sequence):
ACTTCGCCTTCGTCGTTCTTCTTAGTTTCAATTGTAAAATCCCACTCTCTTTGGTAGGAGTCGTATAACCCAGTAGCCATATCTCTCACTCTCATGGATACTGATCACAAAGAAACTCAGGTGCTTCTTCCCAACTCCATTGATCTACAACAACCCACTAAGATGCCAACTCCGCCGGAGGCTTTAGAGCAAGCCCAGCACCGTGAAGTTTCTCCTCCATTGAATCACATATGTGATATTTGCCACAAGGGATTTCGGTCCGGCCAAGCCTTGGGAGGTCACAAGAGTATGCACTTTCGCGAGAGCGAGGCCATCATCACTAGTGCTACTACCAGTACCAGTGATCCAATTTGTTGTCTCGTTTGTGGGAAGAACTTCCTCTCCAAGAAATCGCTGTTTCGACACCTGAGGTCACACACTGGAAACCTGTCCCCTCGGGCGGGCTATAACAGCGGCAACTCTTCTTCCACTGTGTCAGATGAGCCTACGTTTGATGATGGCAAATGTGATGGGGTTGATTCGGGTTCGCGTTTTGATCTGTCCAAGACTCTACCTGCAGGTTGGTCTATCACTAGAAGGAGGAAAAGGAATGCCCTTGGTACCTCAGCCTCTGATTGCTCTGGCTCTGATGAAACTGCTGGCAACTCGGGGTTGGATTTGAGTCCCAAGTTGGAATTAGTAACTGTTGATCCGAAACTAGAAGCGGAGGAGTTCAGTGGTCTTGTGATGCTGGCTCAGGTCTGTGCCGAGGAGGCTAGTCGCAGAAATTTGATTAATAATAACCAGGTTTATCAGAATGGTCAGATCGAAATCAGGTATGTTGCAATCGAATGCAAGAGGAGGCGGCTGAATGATGGGTATGAAAGAAGATGGTCTGCAGCTGATCATTATGGTTACAATTGCAATGACATTGATTCTGATTTTAGATGCAAGCTTTGCAATAAAACATTCACAAGTTACCAAGCTTTGGGAGGTCACATGTCAAGCCATTACCGGCTCAAGATCAACTCAAAGGATCATGATCATGCCCAATTTAACTTCGAACAACACAATGAACAAcattctcttcttcctcaagtGGTTAGCACATACAGCTGCAATGTTTGCGATAAAACATTCTCAGGTTACCAAGCCTTGGGAGCGCACATCTTAAGCCATTGCAAGGATGTGAACGACAACAACACGCACAATTCAGCACATAACAGGGTTATTAAAGATAACAATGTGCCTGAGCCTCGTCAAGTTGAATTGCACAGTTGCGGTGTTTGCAATAAAGAATTCACAAGTTACCAAGCTTTGGGAGGACACAAGTCAAGCCATACGAAGTACAATAACAACAATAATATGGATCGAGATCAATCTAATTCTGATATATCAACCGGTGGTGCTGAAGATAAGAATGAACGTCAAAAACTCTATGTAACAGTACCTCACCAATGCGAAGAATGCAAGAAGACTTTTCCAACAGGTCAGGCTTTGGGGGGTCATAAGAGGCTTCATTGGAAGGGCCCAACTGGAGCTACAGCGAAACCGAGTCAGCAGAGTAGTGCTCGTAGGCCGCTTGAATTTGACCTCAATGAGATTCCATCTATGGAGGATGAAGATGAAATAAATGTGCCGAGCGTCCTCTTGCAATTATAATAGTCAGTAGTTCTTTGTTTTTGATAATTCTTTCTAGTTTTTGTTGCAGTGAAAGACACTAGCATAGGAACCATTTTGTTGCTGGTCTTGTGTTTTCACTTTGGGATATGATTAAGATCAGATTGTATATGTAAAGAGTCATGCATACATGGCGGGGTTCATAAtgagatataaaaaaaaagtcacGCACCTTACTTTCTTTTAGATGGCGCCAATgcatcttttcttttgttttttattattgaaatg
Coding sequences:
- the LOC112170944 gene encoding zinc finger protein ZAT9 isoform X2, which codes for MPTPPEALEQAQHREVSPPLNHICDICHKGFRSGQALGGHKSMHFRESEAIITSATTSTSDPICCLVCGKNFLSKKSLFRHLRSHTGNLSPRAGYNSGNSSSTVSDEPTFDDGKCDGVDSGSRFDLSKTLPAGWSITRRRKRNALGTSASDCSGSDETAGNSGLDLSPKLELVTVDPKLEAEEFSGLVMLAQVCAEEASRRNLINNNQVYQNGQIEIRYVAIECKRRRLNDGYERRWSAADHYGYNCNDIDSDFRCKLCNKTFTSYQALGGHMSSHYRLKINSKDHDHAQFNFEQHNEQHSLLPQVVSTYSCNVCDKTFSGYQALGAHILSHCKDVNDNNTHNSAHNRVIKDNNVPEPRQVELHSCGVCNKEFTSYQALGGHKSSHTKYNNNNNMDRDQSNSDISTGGAEDKNERQKLYVTVPHQCEECKKTFPTGQALGGHKRLHWKGPTGATAKPSQQSSARRPLEFDLNEIPSMEDEDEINVPSVLLQL
- the LOC112170944 gene encoding zinc finger protein 62 homolog isoform X1; protein product: MDTDHKETQVLLPNSIDLQQPTKMPTPPEALEQAQHREVSPPLNHICDICHKGFRSGQALGGHKSMHFRESEAIITSATTSTSDPICCLVCGKNFLSKKSLFRHLRSHTGNLSPRAGYNSGNSSSTVSDEPTFDDGKCDGVDSGSRFDLSKTLPAGWSITRRRKRNALGTSASDCSGSDETAGNSGLDLSPKLELVTVDPKLEAEEFSGLVMLAQVCAEEASRRNLINNNQVYQNGQIEIRYVAIECKRRRLNDGYERRWSAADHYGYNCNDIDSDFRCKLCNKTFTSYQALGGHMSSHYRLKINSKDHDHAQFNFEQHNEQHSLLPQVVSTYSCNVCDKTFSGYQALGAHILSHCKDVNDNNTHNSAHNRVIKDNNVPEPRQVELHSCGVCNKEFTSYQALGGHKSSHTKYNNNNNMDRDQSNSDISTGGAEDKNERQKLYVTVPHQCEECKKTFPTGQALGGHKRLHWKGPTGATAKPSQQSSARRPLEFDLNEIPSMEDEDEINVPSVLLQL